The Pseudophaeobacter arcticus DSM 23566 genome includes a region encoding these proteins:
- a CDS encoding DUF1800 domain-containing protein: MVFDPQLAEIRFGSGLSPTLAPVTSADVMLARLQGPDRAADHFPIAKTDEILALVRVFAKLRKLNRSKRTTPEAKLAEKAFKRFRREYLQQRDLWFRQLLLRHVTTQDGFRERLTLFWADHFTAKGKNRAMRPLAYGYVESAIRPNITGRFEDLLIAALTNPLMLHYLDQFRSRGENSALSRRQGGRGGLNENLAREVLELHTLGVDGPYGQKDVRQLAELFTGLSYGVEKGFVFDQRMAEPGAETVLGRVYGGAEPALAPVLQVLRDLARHPATAAHIAQKLAVHFTQDQPDPDLVADLTTAYHDSGGDLLEVYTALLSHATSWQPELRNVKPPFDFLASACRGLGVAPALLAGWTPKQIRRGFIAPLKLMGQDWQSPVGPDGWAEADAAWITPQGLSARLRWAMAAPQRLVEPLPDPLGFAQQCLGARANPGVQFVASAAETRGEALGLVLCSPAFQRR, encoded by the coding sequence ATGGTATTTGATCCGCAGTTGGCCGAAATCCGGTTTGGCAGCGGCCTGTCGCCAACACTTGCGCCCGTCACCTCGGCCGATGTGATGCTGGCCCGGCTTCAGGGGCCAGACAGGGCTGCAGATCACTTTCCTATCGCAAAAACGGATGAGATCCTGGCCTTGGTGCGTGTCTTTGCCAAACTGCGAAAACTCAACCGCAGCAAGCGCACAACGCCAGAGGCCAAACTGGCGGAAAAGGCCTTTAAACGCTTTCGCCGGGAGTATCTGCAACAGCGCGACCTGTGGTTTCGCCAGCTGTTGTTGCGGCATGTGACAACACAAGACGGCTTTCGCGAGCGGTTGACCCTGTTCTGGGCGGATCATTTTACCGCAAAGGGTAAGAACAGGGCGATGCGGCCGCTGGCCTATGGCTATGTCGAAAGCGCTATTCGGCCCAATATCACGGGCCGTTTTGAGGATCTGTTGATTGCGGCGCTCACCAATCCTTTGATGTTGCACTACCTTGATCAATTTCGCTCGCGCGGGGAAAACAGCGCCCTGTCGCGGCGGCAGGGCGGGCGCGGTGGCTTGAATGAAAATCTGGCCCGCGAGGTGCTGGAGCTGCACACCCTTGGCGTTGATGGCCCCTATGGTCAAAAGGACGTGCGGCAACTGGCCGAATTGTTCACCGGGCTCAGCTACGGGGTCGAAAAGGGCTTTGTCTTTGATCAACGGATGGCTGAACCCGGCGCAGAAACCGTTCTGGGCCGGGTCTATGGCGGGGCTGAGCCAGCACTGGCACCAGTGCTGCAGGTGCTGCGGGATCTGGCGCGCCATCCCGCGACGGCCGCGCATATCGCCCAAAAACTGGCGGTGCATTTCACCCAAGACCAGCCCGATCCGGATCTGGTTGCGGATCTGACAACGGCCTATCACGACAGCGGTGGGGATCTGCTTGAGGTCTATACGGCGCTGCTGAGCCATGCCACATCCTGGCAGCCTGAGCTGCGCAATGTGAAACCTCCCTTTGATTTTCTGGCTTCTGCCTGCCGTGGCCTGGGGGTTGCCCCGGCGCTTTTGGCAGGTTGGACACCAAAGCAGATCCGCCGCGGCTTTATCGCGCCCCTAAAGCTCATGGGGCAGGACTGGCAGTCGCCGGTGGGGCCGGATGGCTGGGCCGAGGCGGATGCGGCCTGGATCACCCCGCAGGGGCTATCGGCGCGGCTACGCTGGGCCATGGCGGCGCCGCAGCGGCTGGTGGAGCCCTTACCGGATCCACTGGGCTTTGCGCAGCAGTGCCTTGGGGCGCGGGCCAATCCAGGGGTGCAATTTGTCGCCTCGGCTGCCGAAACCCGGGGGGAAGCACTTGGGCTGGTGCTTTGCTCACCCGCCTTTCAGCGGCGATAA
- the aspS gene encoding aspartate--tRNA ligase produces the protein MHAYRSHTCAELNKSNVGDTVRLSGWVHRVRDHGGLLFIDLRDHYGITQVMADPDSPVFAEIEKVRSEWCIRIDGNVLARDESLVNDKLPTGEIEVFIRDIEVLGKAEELPLMVFGEQEYPEETRLRYRYLDLRREKMQANMLLRSNMVQSIRKRMWNKGFNEYQTPIITASSPEGARDFLVPSRLHPGKFYALPQAPQQFKQLMMVSGFDKYFQIAPCFRDEDPRADRSPTDFYQLDLEMSFVTQQDVFDTIQPVMQGVFEEFGGGRKVDTDWPQISYRDAALWYGSDKPDLRNPIKMQVVSEHFRGSGFAIFAKLLEQDGTEVRAIPAPTGGSRKFCDRMNAFAQKEGLPGMGYIFWRKQSPDSIAQERGITVKEVNALVKSGEITLGNEAAGPLAKNIGPERTEAIRQQLGLDVGDAAFFLGGKPKAFEGVAGRARNVIGEELGLTDKDRFAFAWVVDFPIYEADDETGKIDFEHNPFSMPQGGMEALEGNPLEVLGYQYDLACNGYELVSGAIRNHRPEIMFKAFEIAGYGKDEVEKRFGGMVNAFQYGAPPHGGCAAGIDRMVMLLADEANIREVIMFPMNQRAEDLMMSAPSEPMSDQLMELGLRLIPQDQ, from the coding sequence ATGCATGCCTATCGCAGCCATACCTGCGCCGAACTGAACAAATCCAACGTGGGCGACACCGTCCGCCTCTCCGGCTGGGTCCACCGCGTCCGCGATCATGGCGGGTTGCTGTTCATCGACCTGCGCGACCACTATGGCATCACCCAGGTGATGGCCGACCCCGACAGCCCGGTCTTTGCCGAGATCGAAAAGGTCCGCTCAGAATGGTGTATCCGCATCGACGGCAACGTGCTGGCGCGCGACGAAAGCCTGGTCAACGACAAGCTGCCCACCGGTGAGATCGAGGTCTTTATCCGCGACATCGAAGTCCTGGGCAAAGCCGAAGAGCTGCCGCTGATGGTCTTTGGCGAGCAGGAATACCCCGAGGAAACCCGTCTGCGCTATCGCTACCTCGACCTGCGCCGCGAGAAGATGCAGGCAAACATGCTGCTGCGCTCCAACATGGTGCAGTCAATCCGCAAGCGCATGTGGAACAAGGGCTTCAACGAATACCAAACCCCGATCATCACCGCCTCCTCCCCCGAAGGCGCGCGCGACTTCCTGGTGCCCTCACGTCTGCACCCGGGCAAGTTCTACGCGCTGCCGCAGGCGCCGCAGCAGTTCAAGCAGCTGATGATGGTCTCGGGCTTTGACAAATACTTCCAGATCGCGCCCTGTTTCCGCGACGAGGACCCGCGCGCCGACCGCTCGCCCACCGATTTCTACCAGCTCGACCTGGAGATGTCCTTTGTCACCCAGCAGGATGTCTTTGATACCATCCAGCCGGTGATGCAGGGCGTCTTTGAGGAGTTCGGCGGGGGTCGCAAGGTCGACACGGACTGGCCACAGATCTCTTACCGCGATGCGGCGCTTTGGTATGGCTCCGACAAGCCCGACCTGCGCAACCCGATCAAGATGCAGGTGGTCTCCGAGCACTTCCGCGGCTCCGGCTTTGCCATCTTTGCCAAACTGCTGGAACAGGACGGCACCGAAGTGCGCGCCATTCCTGCACCCACCGGCGGCAGCCGCAAGTTCTGCGACCGCATGAACGCCTTTGCACAAAAAGAAGGCCTGCCCGGCATGGGCTATATCTTCTGGCGCAAACAGTCGCCCGACAGCATTGCTCAGGAGCGCGGCATCACCGTCAAAGAGGTCAACGCCCTGGTCAAATCCGGCGAGATCACCCTGGGCAACGAAGCCGCAGGCCCCCTGGCCAAGAACATCGGCCCCGAGCGCACCGAAGCGATCCGCCAGCAGCTCGGCCTTGACGTGGGCGATGCTGCCTTCTTCCTCGGCGGCAAGCCCAAAGCCTTCGAAGGCGTTGCTGGTCGTGCCCGCAACGTGATCGGCGAAGAGCTGGGCCTCACCGACAAGGACCGTTTTGCCTTTGCCTGGGTTGTCGACTTCCCGATCTATGAGGCCGACGACGAAACCGGCAAGATCGACTTTGAGCATAACCCTTTCTCGATGCCGCAGGGCGGCATGGAGGCGCTTGAGGGCAACCCGCTTGAGGTGCTGGGCTACCAATATGACCTGGCCTGCAACGGCTACGAGCTGGTCTCGGGTGCGATCCGCAACCACCGCCCCGAAATCATGTTCAAAGCCTTTGAAATCGCCGGCTACGGCAAGGACGAGGTCGAAAAACGCTTTGGCGGCATGGTCAATGCCTTCCAATATGGTGCCCCGCCCCACGGGGGCTGCGCCGCTGGTATCGACCGTATGGTGATGCTCCTGGCGGATGAGGCCAATATTCGCGAGGTCATCATGTTCCCGATGAACCAACGCGCCGAAGACTTGATGATGTCCGCCCCCTCCGAGCCAATGTCTGACCAGCTGATGGAGCTCGGCCTGCGGCTGATCCCTCAGGACCAGTAA
- a CDS encoding aminotransferase class IV family protein: MESAFCPTDLLAALKDDATFRLIETFGHYPGQGAIRQNLHLARMAASAQVFLIGFDRQAAAQRIAALAAGKTALRCRLTLAMDGTLALEYAPMPPRPAQWRFAIAAANTLRSDDVFLRHKTTRRALYDRVRQQMPRGLDELVFLNERGEICEGTITNLFVTLRSGRRVTPPLSSGLLPGVLRQHLLDTGQVEEQLVTPRDLRQAQAVTLGNSLRGEIPALYQGSSEPLA; this comes from the coding sequence ATGGAAAGCGCGTTTTGCCCAACTGACCTCCTCGCTGCCCTCAAAGACGATGCCACGTTCCGCCTGATCGAAACCTTTGGCCATTATCCTGGGCAGGGGGCAATTCGTCAAAACCTGCATCTGGCGCGTATGGCGGCCTCAGCGCAGGTGTTTTTGATTGGCTTTGACCGGCAGGCGGCCGCGCAGCGGATTGCGGCGCTGGCGGCCGGTAAAACGGCCCTGCGCTGTCGTCTGACACTGGCAATGGATGGCACCTTGGCCCTGGAGTATGCACCGATGCCGCCCAGGCCGGCGCAGTGGCGGTTTGCCATCGCCGCCGCAAACACGCTCCGGTCCGATGATGTGTTTCTGCGCCATAAAACCACTCGTCGCGCGCTATATGACCGGGTTCGGCAACAGATGCCGCGCGGGCTTGATGAGCTGGTGTTCTTGAATGAGCGCGGCGAAATATGTGAAGGCACGATAACAAATCTCTTTGTAACCCTGCGCTCAGGCAGGCGCGTGACCCCACCGCTGTCCTCGGGGCTGCTGCCTGGGGTGTTGCGTCAGCACCTGTTGGACACGGGTCAGGTTGAGGAACAGCTGGTCACCCCGCGTGATCTGCGTCAGGCTCAGGCGGTTACCTTGGGCAATTCCCTACGTGGTGAGATCCCGGCACTCTACCAGGGGTCATCAGAGCCGCTGGCCTGA
- a CDS encoding aminodeoxychorismate synthase component I, translating into MQIRFDQGPDQWNHRGSDRGQHWGPDRGQGMQFSNPLRVIRADSAQQVPAALAALDAVQQQGHWLAGYATYELGYALEPSLATRMPDNRCLPLLCFGVYAQPQTVSRAKHPPEAPARGGLGDLGGLSDLGGLGDLRPRWSFAAYAKAFGTVKEAIGAGDIYQANLTFPIDAEIWGSSEDLYAALTARQQVGHGALVLQEGLPDLLSRSPELFFRTDAEGRIETRPMKGTQPRSADPVEDNKARDFLRQDEKNRAENLMIVDLLRNDISRIAKLGSVTVPELFAVESYATVHQMVSTVQAQLRPDVGLGQILQALFPCGSITGAPKIRAMEILSELEPWARDIYCGSIGWMAPDGASSFNVGIRTLMVDAGRARLNVGGGVVWDSTAQSEYEEALWKARFAQLTSSLPSKTMPRSA; encoded by the coding sequence GTGCAGATCCGTTTTGATCAGGGACCAGATCAGTGGAATCACCGGGGGTCGGACCGAGGGCAGCACTGGGGACCGGACCGGGGGCAGGGGATGCAGTTCTCCAATCCCCTGCGGGTGATCCGCGCTGATTCTGCGCAACAGGTCCCCGCAGCACTCGCCGCTCTGGACGCGGTGCAGCAGCAGGGGCATTGGCTGGCGGGCTATGCCACCTATGAGCTTGGATATGCGCTGGAGCCCAGTCTGGCGACGCGGATGCCCGATAATCGCTGCCTGCCGCTGCTGTGCTTTGGTGTCTATGCGCAGCCGCAAACTGTTTCGCGCGCGAAACACCCGCCGGAGGCCCCTGCGCGGGGTGGCCTGGGCGATCTGGGTGGCCTGAGCGATCTGGGTGGCCTGGGCGATCTGCGGCCGCGCTGGAGTTTTGCCGCCTACGCCAAGGCCTTTGGCACGGTGAAGGAGGCCATCGGGGCGGGGGATATCTATCAGGCCAATCTGACCTTCCCGATTGATGCAGAGATCTGGGGCAGTTCGGAAGATCTGTATGCGGCTTTGACGGCGCGCCAGCAGGTGGGCCACGGCGCCCTGGTGCTGCAGGAAGGCTTGCCGGATCTGCTGTCGCGCTCGCCTGAGCTGTTTTTTCGCACCGATGCCGAGGGCCGGATTGAGACCCGGCCAATGAAAGGCACCCAGCCGCGCAGCGCTGATCCGGTTGAGGATAACAAGGCGCGGGATTTTCTGCGTCAGGACGAAAAGAACCGCGCCGAGAATTTGATGATTGTGGATCTGTTGCGCAATGATATCTCGCGTATCGCCAAACTGGGCTCGGTCACCGTGCCAGAGCTCTTTGCGGTAGAAAGCTACGCCACGGTGCATCAGATGGTCTCGACCGTGCAGGCGCAGCTGCGCCCGGATGTGGGGCTGGGGCAGATCCTGCAGGCGCTGTTCCCCTGCGGCTCGATCACCGGTGCGCCAAAGATCCGCGCGATGGAGATCCTGTCGGAACTGGAGCCCTGGGCGCGCGATATCTATTGTGGCAGCATCGGCTGGATGGCTCCGGATGGGGCGAGCAGTTTCAACGTGGGCATTCGCACGCTGATGGTTGATGCGGGCCGCGCCAGGTTGAATGTTGGCGGCGGTGTTGTCTGGGATAGTACCGCCCAGTCGGAGTATGAGGAAGCCCTATGGAAAGCGCGTTTTGCCCAACTGACCTCCTCGCTGCCCTCAAAGACGATGCCACGTTCCGCCTGA
- the carB gene encoding carbamoyl-phosphate synthase large subunit has protein sequence MPKRTDIQSIMIIGAGPIIIGQACEFDYSGAQACKALKEEGYRVILVNSNPATIMTDPGLADATYIEPITPEVVAKIIEKERPDALLPTMGGQTGLNTSLALEEMGVLAEFGVEMIGATREAIEMAEDRKLFRDAMDRLGIENPRATIVTAPKLEDGKADLNEGVRIALETLEDIGLPAIIRPAFTMGGTGGGVAYNREDYEHFCRTGMDASPVNQILVDESLLGWKEFEMEVVRDKADNAIIVCAIENIDPMGVHTGDSITVAPALTLTDKEYQIMRTHSINVLREIGVETGGSNVQWAVNPADGRMVVIEMNPRVSRSSALASKATGFPIAKIAAKLAVGYTLDELDNDITKVTPASFEPSIDYVVTKIPKFAFEKFPGSEPYLTTAMKSVGEAMSIGRTIHESMQKALASMESGLTGFDEIEIPGLTIGTWDIATDSATDKAAVIKAISQQTPDRLRTIAQAMRHGLSNDEIHGVTKFDPWFLDRIREIVEAEAEVCSNGLPSDEKALRHLKMLGFTDARLANLTKATEKSVRDTRIAKGVTAVFKRIDTCAAEFEAQTPYMYSTYETPMMGDVECEARPSDRKKVVILGGGPNRIGQGIEFDYCCCHACYALTDAGYETIMVNCNPETVSTDYDTSDRLYFEPLTFEHVMEILRVEQENGTLHGVIVQFGGQTPLKLANALQDEGIPILGTTPDAIDLAEDRERFQELVNNLGLKQPHNGIASTDEQALEIAEEIGFPLVIRPSYVLGGRAMEIVRDMDQLRRYIAEAVVVSGDSPVLLDSYLSGAVELDVDAICDGTDVHVAGIMQHIEEAGVHSGDSACSLPPYSLSKDLIEEVKTQTYALAKALNVVGLMNIQFAIKDGEIFLIEVNPRASRTVPFVAKATDSAIASIAARVMAGEKLTAFPHRGPYKPDAGYDVNTPMADPMTLADPDMPWFSVKEAVLPFARFPGVDTILGPEMRSTGEVMGWDRDFPRAFLKAQMGAGMVLPSEGRAFISIKDADKGAPMLEAATVLIEQGFTLMATSGTHKWLDGHGVACELVNKVYEGRPHVVDLLKDGHVQLLMNTTEGAQAVEDSKEMRSVALYDKIPYFTTAAASNAAALAIKAQAEGDVEVKSLQG, from the coding sequence ATGCCAAAAAGAACCGACATCCAGTCGATCATGATCATTGGTGCGGGGCCCATCATCATTGGGCAGGCCTGCGAATTCGACTATTCCGGTGCCCAGGCCTGCAAGGCCCTCAAGGAAGAGGGCTACCGGGTTATCCTGGTGAACTCCAACCCGGCCACCATCATGACCGACCCCGGTCTGGCGGATGCCACCTATATCGAACCAATCACCCCCGAGGTGGTTGCCAAGATCATCGAAAAAGAACGCCCCGACGCGCTGCTGCCCACCATGGGCGGCCAGACGGGGCTCAACACCTCGCTGGCGCTGGAAGAAATGGGTGTGCTGGCGGAATTTGGCGTCGAGATGATTGGGGCCACCCGCGAAGCCATCGAGATGGCCGAGGATCGCAAACTGTTCCGCGATGCGATGGATCGTCTGGGCATTGAAAACCCCCGCGCCACCATCGTCACCGCGCCAAAGCTGGAAGACGGCAAGGCCGATCTCAATGAAGGCGTGCGCATCGCTTTGGAAACGCTCGAAGATATCGGCTTGCCCGCGATTATCCGCCCCGCCTTTACCATGGGCGGCACCGGCGGTGGTGTTGCCTATAACCGGGAAGACTATGAACATTTCTGCCGCACCGGCATGGATGCCTCGCCGGTCAATCAGATCCTGGTCGACGAGAGTCTGCTGGGCTGGAAAGAATTTGAGATGGAGGTGGTCCGTGACAAGGCGGATAACGCCATCATCGTCTGCGCCATTGAAAACATCGACCCCATGGGCGTGCACACCGGCGATTCGATCACCGTGGCCCCGGCGCTGACGCTGACGGACAAAGAATACCAGATCATGCGGACCCATTCGATCAACGTGCTGCGCGAGATCGGCGTCGAAACCGGCGGCTCCAACGTGCAATGGGCGGTGAACCCCGCCGATGGCCGTATGGTGGTCATCGAGATGAACCCACGGGTGTCGCGTTCTTCGGCGCTGGCCTCCAAGGCCACCGGCTTCCCGATTGCCAAGATTGCCGCCAAACTGGCTGTGGGCTACACGCTGGACGAGCTGGACAACGACATCACCAAGGTCACACCGGCCTCGTTTGAGCCTTCGATCGACTATGTGGTCACCAAGATCCCCAAATTCGCCTTTGAGAAATTCCCCGGCTCCGAACCCTATCTGACCACCGCGATGAAATCCGTGGGCGAAGCCATGTCGATTGGCCGCACCATCCACGAATCGATGCAAAAGGCGCTGGCCTCGATGGAATCGGGCCTCACCGGCTTTGATGAGATCGAAATCCCTGGTCTGACCATCGGCACCTGGGACATCGCCACCGACAGTGCCACCGACAAGGCCGCGGTGATCAAGGCGATCAGCCAGCAGACCCCGGACCGGCTGCGCACCATCGCCCAGGCGATGCGTCATGGCCTCAGCAACGATGAGATCCACGGTGTCACCAAATTTGACCCCTGGTTCCTGGATCGTATCCGCGAGATCGTCGAAGCCGAAGCAGAGGTGTGCAGCAACGGTCTGCCAAGCGATGAGAAGGCGCTGCGCCACCTCAAGATGCTTGGCTTTACCGATGCCCGTCTGGCCAACCTGACCAAGGCCACGGAAAAATCCGTGCGCGACACACGGATTGCCAAAGGCGTGACGGCCGTGTTCAAGCGCATCGACACCTGCGCCGCCGAATTTGAGGCCCAGACCCCCTATATGTATTCCACCTATGAGACCCCGATGATGGGCGACGTGGAATGTGAGGCACGGCCCTCGGATCGCAAAAAGGTTGTCATCCTGGGTGGTGGTCCCAACCGGATTGGTCAGGGCATCGAGTTTGACTACTGCTGCTGTCACGCCTGCTACGCGCTGACGGACGCGGGCTATGAGACCATCATGGTCAACTGCAACCCCGAAACGGTGTCGACCGACTATGACACCTCGGATCGTCTGTATTTTGAACCGCTGACGTTTGAACACGTGATGGAAATCCTGCGGGTCGAGCAGGAAAACGGCACCCTGCACGGGGTCATCGTACAGTTTGGCGGTCAGACCCCGCTGAAACTGGCCAACGCGCTGCAGGACGAGGGCATTCCAATCCTGGGCACCACCCCGGACGCCATTGATCTGGCCGAAGACCGCGAGCGGTTCCAGGAGCTGGTCAACAATCTGGGGCTGAAGCAGCCGCATAACGGCATTGCCTCGACTGATGAGCAAGCCCTGGAAATCGCCGAAGAAATTGGTTTCCCGCTGGTGATCCGCCCCTCCTATGTGCTGGGGGGCCGGGCGATGGAGATCGTCCGCGATATGGATCAGCTGCGCCGCTACATCGCGGAAGCCGTGGTGGTCTCCGGCGACAGCCCGGTGCTGCTGGACAGCTATCTCTCTGGCGCGGTTGAACTGGACGTGGATGCGATCTGCGACGGCACCGACGTGCATGTGGCAGGCATCATGCAGCATATCGAGGAGGCCGGTGTGCACTCGGGCGACAGTGCCTGTTCGCTGCCCCCCTACTCCCTGTCCAAGGATCTGATCGAAGAGGTCAAGACCCAGACCTATGCGCTGGCCAAGGCGCTGAATGTTGTCGGCCTGATGAACATCCAGTTTGCCATCAAGGACGGCGAAATCTTCCTCATTGAGGTAAACCCCCGCGCCAGCCGCACCGTGCCCTTTGTGGCCAAGGCCACCGACAGCGCCATTGCATCTATTGCGGCGCGGGTGATGGCGGGTGAGAAACTCACCGCCTTCCCGCACCGTGGCCCCTACAAGCCTGATGCCGGCTATGATGTGAACACGCCAATGGCGGATCCGATGACCCTGGCCGATCCCGATATGCCCTGGTTCTCGGTGAAAGAAGCGGTGCTGCCCTTTGCCCGTTTCCCCGGCGTTGACACCATTCTGGGGCCAGAGATGCGCTCGACTGGTGAAGTCATGGGCTGGGACCGCGACTTCCCACGTGCCTTCCTCAAGGCGCAGATGGGGGCTGGCATGGTGCTGCCATCTGAAGGCCGTGCCTTTATCTCGATCAAGGACGCCGACAAGGGCGCCCCGATGCTGGAAGCGGCCACTGTGCTGATCGAGCAAGGCTTTACCCTGATGGCCACCAGTGGCACCCATAAATGGCTCGATGGTCACGGCGTTGCCTGTGAGCTGGTCAACAAGGTCTATGAGGGCCGCCCGCATGTGGTGGATCTGCTGAAAGATGGCCATGTGCAGCTGTTGATGAACACCACCGAGGGTGCGCAGGCTGTGGAAGACAGCAAGGAAATGCGCTCGGTGGCGCTCTATGACAAGATCCCCTACTTCACCACCGCCGCAGCCTCGAACGCTGCCGCGCTGGCGATCAAGGCCCAGGCCGAAGGCGATGTGGAAGTGAAGAGCCTACAGGGCTAG
- a CDS encoding delta-class carbonic anhydrase, whose amino-acid sequence MQKPISLIAASLVTMAAWNGGAHAASEGHGGEAEAVPNSVVETQRAHLLENTLFAGFGPQSPRDIDSPAGTNHVEFEAAPPYTEMNLCNIHFHENAEHRGGEFTTFAGNGDGHGYGSGYKYSGTLSPAELMPLEAEVGVTEHGSLVPGDTIEVHYVHTTARVDPGPTLGSCLSEAIKNPQLRVEAQVYVLVNDETALDFTKLTRLQQQNGLTQAINIPTNTGPVVEYSGSTTGPSYNEKGSPFQVTWGVRPKVAKVSIQSVAKWLSYNRFDEDHAHGVRNLVINRDLLSVIEH is encoded by the coding sequence ATGCAAAAACCAATATCTTTGATTGCCGCGTCTCTTGTCACGATGGCCGCCTGGAATGGCGGTGCTCATGCCGCGTCGGAGGGGCATGGCGGCGAGGCGGAAGCCGTGCCGAACTCGGTTGTGGAAACGCAGCGCGCACATCTGCTGGAAAATACGCTTTTTGCAGGTTTTGGCCCCCAGTCGCCACGTGATATCGACAGCCCCGCCGGGACCAACCACGTGGAATTCGAAGCGGCGCCGCCCTACACCGAGATGAACCTGTGCAACATCCATTTCCATGAGAATGCGGAGCATCGCGGGGGCGAGTTCACGACATTTGCCGGCAATGGTGACGGGCATGGCTATGGCAGTGGCTACAAATACTCAGGCACGCTGAGCCCGGCTGAACTCATGCCGCTGGAGGCGGAGGTCGGCGTCACCGAACATGGCAGCCTGGTCCCTGGTGACACCATCGAGGTGCACTACGTCCATACCACGGCGCGGGTTGATCCGGGCCCGACCCTTGGGTCGTGCCTCAGCGAGGCGATCAAGAACCCACAGCTGCGCGTCGAGGCTCAGGTCTATGTGCTGGTGAATGACGAAACCGCGCTGGATTTCACCAAGCTGACCCGGCTGCAACAGCAAAACGGCCTGACCCAGGCCATCAATATTCCCACAAACACCGGGCCGGTGGTGGAGTATTCCGGGTCAACAACCGGCCCCAGCTACAATGAGAAGGGCTCCCCCTTTCAGGTGACCTGGGGCGTGCGGCCCAAGGTCGCCAAGGTCAGCATTCAGTCTGTTGCCAAATGGCTGTCTTACAACAGGTTTGACGAAGACCATGCCCATGGGGTGCGCAATCTGGTGATCAACCGCGACCTGCTGTCTGTGATCGAGCACTAA